In the Geobacter sp. FeAm09 genome, one interval contains:
- a CDS encoding DUF2226 domain-containing protein, with translation MFLLPKGNPLFENLAVGTLKLPEVMSKLSTGNFTGYASFVFQESTIILVFEAGKVVSALHEEANGNRETGFEALSALSHLMVGTSGGVLNVYKLSKDLTMCIHALLQGEILYKAQELKLIDIKGLLERIGSEKMSGCLRVYTDERSAIIFYKDGAPLGFFHDGSQDIETSSTESQKIAGLPGAKIDLFSTQGSEHLKGLNLLEVVNIQNIWETAVAQQQSEIDRINAAREERERKNIAGKLAELEEQVKAIVVESVGRVGRGIVDKELNDQGGNSCLLDETNVVKFLAGVERSAKLLISATSLKVMMEQLSRTITAAKSEH, from the coding sequence ATGTTCCTTCTTCCGAAAGGCAACCCTCTTTTTGAGAATCTGGCAGTCGGCACGCTGAAGCTGCCTGAAGTCATGTCGAAGCTGAGCACCGGCAATTTCACCGGGTATGCCAGCTTTGTTTTTCAGGAATCCACCATCATACTGGTGTTTGAGGCCGGCAAGGTAGTCAGCGCGCTGCACGAAGAAGCGAACGGCAACCGGGAAACCGGTTTCGAGGCCCTGTCGGCCCTGAGCCACCTGATGGTCGGCACCAGCGGCGGCGTCCTCAACGTCTACAAGCTCTCCAAAGACCTCACCATGTGCATCCATGCCCTGCTCCAGGGCGAGATCCTCTACAAGGCGCAGGAACTCAAGCTGATCGACATCAAGGGGCTCCTGGAAAGGATCGGCTCCGAGAAGATGAGCGGCTGCCTGCGGGTGTACACCGATGAACGTTCCGCCATCATCTTCTACAAGGACGGCGCCCCCCTGGGATTTTTCCACGACGGCTCCCAGGATATCGAAACCTCGTCCACCGAATCCCAGAAGATCGCCGGGCTGCCCGGCGCCAAGATCGATCTCTTCTCGACCCAGGGGAGTGAACACCTGAAGGGGCTGAACCTGCTGGAGGTCGTCAACATCCAGAACATCTGGGAAACCGCCGTTGCGCAGCAGCAATCCGAGATCGACAGGATCAATGCGGCCCGGGAAGAGCGGGAAAGAAAGAACATTGCCGGTAAACTTGCGGAGCTGGAAGAGCAGGTGAAGGCCATTGTCGTCGAATCGGTCGGCAGGGTCGGGCGGGGCATCGTCGATAAGGAGTTGAACGACCAGGGAGGCAACAGCTGCCTGCTCGACGAGACCAATGTGGTGAAATTCCTCGCCGGCGTCGAACGTTCGGCAAAGCTTCTTATCAGCGCAACCAGCCTCAAAGTCATGATGGAGCAGCTTTCCCGGACCATCACCGCGGCCAAATCGGAACATTGA
- the kdpB gene encoding potassium-transporting ATPase subunit KdpB, producing MSTHIPQQKSIFDPELMRGAFIASLRKLDPRDLWRNPVMLCVELAGLVTLATFVMSLAGANREPALFTGSVSLWLWLTVIFATFAEALAEGRGKARAASLRKSRTEVTARLLAKPDFQGAATTVDAGRLRKGDLILVEANATIAGDGDVVAGAALVNESAVTGESAPVIRESGGDRSAVTGGTTVISGSIIVRITANPGETFLDRMISLIEGAKRRKTPNEVALEVLLIALTLVFLLVCANISPLSVYSVKAAGQGTPVSLTTLVALFVCLAPTTIAALLPAIGIAGMDRLFQKNVIALSGRAIEAAGDVNVLLLDKTGTITHGNREAVAFVPVGGHTEQELAEAALTASLADETPEGRSVVALAGSKYGLRRDAPPADAEVIDFSAETRLSGIDTGGRHYRKGAADATIAFVRSLGGRAIAPDLEDVVDRIARAGATPLVVSRDSEIVGVINLKDIVKAGIQERFLQLRTMGIRTVMITGDNQLTAAAIAAEAQVDDFLAQAKPEDKLRLIRENQEAGYMVAMTGDGTNDAPALAQADVAVAMNSGTQPAREAANIIDLDSNPTKLLDIVEVGKQILMTRGNLTTFSISNDVAKYFAIVPAMLLTIYPQLGRLNVMHLATPSSAILSAVIFNAVIIPLLVPLALKGTRFRPLPAEKLLIHNLLIYGAGGIVAPFIGIKAIDMVVAMIV from the coding sequence ATGTCCACCCATATCCCGCAACAGAAATCCATCTTTGATCCGGAGCTCATGAGGGGGGCGTTTATCGCCTCGCTCAGAAAACTCGACCCCCGCGACCTCTGGCGCAATCCGGTCATGCTGTGCGTCGAGCTCGCCGGCCTCGTCACCCTGGCGACTTTCGTCATGTCGCTCGCCGGAGCGAACCGGGAACCGGCACTGTTCACCGGAAGCGTATCCCTGTGGCTCTGGCTGACGGTCATCTTCGCCACCTTTGCCGAGGCCCTGGCCGAGGGGCGGGGCAAGGCGCGGGCCGCCTCGCTGAGAAAAAGCCGTACCGAGGTGACCGCCAGGCTCCTGGCCAAGCCGGATTTCCAGGGCGCCGCCACCACGGTCGATGCCGGCCGGCTCCGCAAGGGGGATCTGATCCTGGTCGAGGCGAACGCGACGATCGCCGGCGACGGCGACGTGGTGGCCGGCGCGGCCCTGGTGAACGAGTCGGCGGTCACCGGCGAGTCGGCCCCCGTGATCCGCGAGTCGGGCGGCGACCGCAGCGCCGTCACCGGCGGCACCACGGTCATCTCGGGCAGCATCATCGTCAGGATAACCGCCAATCCGGGCGAGACGTTCCTGGACCGGATGATCTCCCTGATCGAGGGGGCCAAGCGGCGCAAGACCCCCAACGAGGTCGCCCTGGAGGTGCTGCTCATCGCCCTGACCCTGGTGTTCCTGCTCGTGTGCGCCAATATCAGCCCGCTCTCCGTCTACAGCGTCAAGGCCGCCGGCCAGGGCACGCCCGTATCCCTCACCACCCTGGTGGCCCTGTTTGTCTGCCTGGCGCCCACCACCATCGCGGCGCTCTTGCCCGCCATCGGCATCGCCGGCATGGACCGGCTGTTCCAGAAGAACGTCATCGCCTTGTCGGGGCGCGCCATCGAGGCGGCCGGCGACGTGAACGTCCTGCTGTTGGACAAGACCGGCACCATCACCCACGGCAACCGCGAGGCGGTGGCCTTCGTGCCGGTGGGCGGGCACACCGAACAGGAACTGGCCGAGGCGGCCCTGACGGCGTCCCTGGCCGACGAGACCCCGGAAGGGCGCAGCGTCGTCGCCCTGGCCGGCAGCAAATACGGGCTGAGACGGGATGCCCCGCCGGCCGATGCCGAGGTTATCGATTTCAGCGCCGAGACGCGGCTCTCCGGGATCGACACGGGCGGCAGGCACTACCGGAAGGGCGCTGCCGACGCCACCATTGCCTTTGTCAGAAGCCTGGGTGGGCGGGCCATCGCCCCCGATCTGGAGGATGTGGTGGACAGGATCGCCCGCGCCGGCGCCACGCCGCTGGTGGTTAGCCGGGACAGCGAGATCGTGGGCGTCATCAACCTCAAGGACATCGTCAAGGCGGGTATCCAGGAGCGTTTCCTGCAACTGCGCACCATGGGGATCAGGACCGTCATGATTACCGGCGACAACCAGCTGACCGCAGCGGCCATCGCCGCCGAGGCCCAGGTGGACGACTTCCTGGCCCAGGCCAAGCCCGAGGACAAGCTGCGCCTGATCCGGGAGAACCAGGAGGCCGGCTACATGGTGGCCATGACCGGCGACGGCACCAACGACGCCCCGGCCCTGGCCCAGGCCGATGTGGCCGTGGCCATGAACAGCGGCACCCAGCCGGCCCGCGAGGCGGCCAACATCATCGACCTGGACAGCAATCCGACCAAGCTCCTGGACATCGTCGAGGTGGGCAAACAGATCCTCATGACCCGCGGCAACCTGACCACCTTCAGCATCTCCAACGATGTGGCCAAGTACTTCGCCATCGTCCCGGCCATGCTGCTCACCATCTACCCCCAACTGGGACGGCTCAACGTCATGCACCTGGCCACCCCCTCCAGCGCCATCCTGTCGGCGGTCATCTTCAACGCCGTCATCATCCCGCTTTTGGTGCCGCTGGCCCTGAAGGGAACCAGGTTCCGCCCCCTGCCGGCCGAGAAGCTCCTGATCCACAACCTGCTGATCTACGGCGCGGGGGGGATCGTCGCGCCCTTTATCGGGATCAAGGCCATCGACATGGTTGTGGCGATGATTGTGTAG
- the kdpC gene encoding potassium-transporting ATPase subunit KdpC, translating to MKELRPAIMTLILFTVICGGIYPALVTGIARAVFPKQANGSLIAGKNGAELGSALIGQPFSAPQYFWPRPSATADFGYNPMASGGSNAGPTTPDYLKTVGDRVRALRDTGVAGPIPADLVQASASGLDPHITLAAAKLQIPRVARARGLGEETVAELLARAAEERQLGFLGEPRVNVLMLNLALDRLGSLPG from the coding sequence ATGAAAGAGCTGCGTCCCGCCATCATGACGCTCATACTGTTCACCGTCATCTGCGGCGGCATCTACCCGGCACTGGTCACCGGCATCGCCCGGGCCGTTTTCCCGAAGCAGGCCAACGGCAGCCTCATTGCCGGCAAAAACGGCGCAGAACTCGGTTCGGCCCTGATCGGCCAACCCTTTTCCGCTCCGCAGTACTTTTGGCCGCGCCCATCGGCAACCGCTGATTTCGGCTACAACCCCATGGCGTCGGGAGGTTCCAACGCGGGCCCCACCACCCCCGATTACCTGAAGACGGTCGGCGACAGGGTAAGGGCGCTGCGCGACACGGGCGTGGCCGGCCCGATTCCCGCCGACCTGGTGCAGGCCTCGGCCAGCGGGCTCGACCCCCATATCACGCTCGCGGCCGCAAAGCTCCAGATCCCGCGGGTAGCCAGGGCACGCGGCTTGGGGGAGGAAACCGTGGCCGAACTGCTTGCCCGGGCTGCCGAAGAGCGTCAACTGGGCTTCCTGGGGGAACCGCGGGTGAACGTGCTCATGCTGAATCTGGCGCTGGACAGGCTGGGTTCGTTGCCGGGATAG
- the kdpA gene encoding potassium-transporting ATPase subunit KdpA, translated as MNLYEWLQTILFFALLLALIKPLGMFMAKVYQGERTFLSPLFVPCETILYRICGVNKDEEMDWRRYARAMILFNLALFAALFALLTLQHLLPLNPQKFPAFTWQLALNTAVSFVTNTNWQAYSGESAASYFTQMAGLTVHNFVSAATGMAVAIALIRGFVRRRSSALGNFWVDMTRGTLYILLPLSLVGAIVLVSQGVIQNFGAYRTVPLVQPLTYDKPKLDDKGNQLRDAAGNPVTESVTVKEVTIPMGPVASQEAIKELGTNGGGFFNANSAHPFENPTPLSHVVEILLILLIPGALTHTFGVMVGNTRQGWALLGVMLLLLLASFAVLQGVEASGNPLVAKLGVEGANMEGKELRFGLPGTSLFEVATTGTSCGAVAAMHDSLTPLGGMVPLGLMLLGEIVFGGVGSGLYTMLAFAVIAVFVSGLMIGRTPEYLGKKIEVREMWLSIVTILTAGVVVLILSGLAMITTQATAAMANPGAHGLSEVLYAFASLANNNGSAFAGLNANVPFYNLLGSLAMVLGRYVPAVAVLAMAGSLAGKKYVPPSLGTLPTDKVPFALWLALVIVIIGALTFFPALSLGPIAEHLHMVQ; from the coding sequence ATGAACCTCTACGAATGGTTGCAGACGATCCTCTTTTTTGCCCTGCTGCTGGCCCTGATAAAACCGCTGGGGATGTTCATGGCCAAGGTCTACCAGGGGGAGCGCACCTTCCTGTCGCCCCTCTTTGTCCCCTGCGAAACCATCCTCTACCGGATCTGCGGGGTGAACAAGGACGAGGAGATGGATTGGCGGCGCTATGCCCGGGCCATGATCCTGTTCAACCTGGCCCTCTTCGCGGCGCTCTTCGCCCTGCTGACGCTGCAGCACCTACTGCCCCTCAACCCGCAGAAATTCCCGGCCTTTACCTGGCAACTGGCGCTCAACACCGCCGTAAGCTTCGTCACCAACACCAACTGGCAGGCCTACAGCGGCGAATCGGCCGCCAGCTACTTCACCCAGATGGCGGGACTGACGGTGCACAACTTCGTCTCCGCCGCCACCGGCATGGCCGTCGCCATCGCCCTCATCCGTGGTTTCGTGCGGCGCAGGAGTTCGGCCCTGGGCAATTTCTGGGTCGATATGACCCGCGGCACCCTCTACATCCTGCTGCCGCTCTCCCTGGTCGGGGCGATTGTGCTGGTCTCCCAGGGGGTGATCCAGAACTTCGGCGCCTACCGGACCGTGCCGCTCGTGCAGCCGCTCACCTACGACAAGCCGAAGCTGGACGACAAAGGCAACCAGCTCAGGGACGCCGCGGGGAATCCGGTCACGGAGAGCGTAACCGTGAAAGAGGTCACCATCCCCATGGGGCCGGTCGCCTCCCAGGAGGCGATCAAGGAATTGGGGACCAACGGCGGCGGCTTTTTCAACGCCAACTCGGCCCACCCCTTTGAAAACCCGACCCCGCTCTCCCACGTCGTGGAGATCCTCCTGATCCTGCTGATCCCCGGCGCTCTCACCCACACCTTCGGCGTCATGGTGGGCAACACCCGCCAGGGGTGGGCGCTGTTGGGGGTCATGCTCCTGCTGCTGCTCGCCTCTTTCGCCGTACTGCAGGGGGTCGAGGCGAGCGGCAATCCCCTGGTGGCCAAACTCGGCGTCGAGGGGGCCAACATGGAGGGGAAGGAACTGCGCTTCGGCCTGCCCGGCACCAGCCTGTTCGAGGTGGCCACCACCGGCACCTCCTGCGGCGCCGTGGCCGCCATGCACGACTCCCTCACCCCCCTGGGCGGCATGGTGCCCCTGGGCCTGATGCTCTTGGGCGAGATCGTCTTCGGCGGCGTCGGCTCCGGCCTCTACACCATGCTGGCCTTCGCGGTGATCGCGGTCTTCGTGTCCGGCCTCATGATCGGCCGCACCCCGGAATACCTGGGCAAGAAGATCGAGGTGCGGGAGATGTGGCTGTCGATCGTCACCATCCTGACGGCCGGGGTCGTGGTCCTCATCCTGTCGGGGCTTGCCATGATCACCACGCAGGCAACGGCGGCCATGGCCAACCCCGGCGCCCACGGGCTTTCCGAGGTGCTCTACGCCTTTGCCTCCCTGGCCAACAACAACGGCAGCGCCTTTGCCGGCCTGAACGCCAACGTCCCCTTCTACAACCTTCTCGGTTCGCTGGCCATGGTTCTCGGCCGCTACGTTCCGGCGGTGGCGGTGCTGGCCATGGCGGGTTCCCTGGCGGGGAAAAAGTATGTCCCCCCCAGCCTGGGCACCCTGCCGACCGACAAGGTGCCCTTTGCCCTCTGGCTGGCCCTGGTCATCGTGATCATCGGCGCCTTGACCTTCTTCCCGGCCCTGTCGCTGGGACCGATTGCGGAGCACCTGCACATGGTTCAGTGA
- a CDS encoding PLP-dependent aspartate aminotransferase family protein, which yields MNISTQAVQIGLEWDTRTGAVSVPVYQTATFRHPGLGQSTGYDYTRSGNPTRQSLEDGMARLDNGTRAFAYASGMAAIANLLLLFRSGDHLVVTEDLYGGTCRLFDKVFNQFGLTFSYVDTSDVEAVRAALTPRTRAVFAEALTNPLLKFADIPALSTLCRNHDLLLIVDNTFLTPYLLRPLDLGADIAVYSASKYLAGHNDTIAGLATVRDAELAERVYYHQNAAGAILAPQDSWLVMRGIKTLGVRLDRQQENAAKLAGWLKNHPAVAKVHYPGLAEHPGHALMQRDSRGFGAMIAFEVANHELVEQVLLKTRLISFAESLGGVESLITFPEVQTHADIPQELRARLGINDTLLRLSVGIEDSNDLIADLNQALGA from the coding sequence ATGAACATCAGTACGCAGGCGGTCCAGATCGGCCTGGAATGGGATACCAGGACCGGCGCGGTTTCGGTGCCCGTTTACCAGACCGCCACCTTCAGGCACCCGGGGCTCGGCCAGAGCACCGGCTATGATTACACCCGCTCGGGCAATCCGACCCGCCAGTCCCTGGAAGACGGCATGGCCCGCCTCGACAACGGAACACGCGCCTTTGCCTATGCCTCCGGCATGGCCGCCATCGCCAACCTGCTGTTGCTGTTCCGCTCGGGGGACCATCTGGTCGTCACCGAGGACCTGTACGGCGGCACCTGTCGCCTGTTCGACAAGGTGTTCAACCAGTTCGGGCTGACCTTCAGCTATGTGGATACGAGCGACGTGGAGGCGGTGCGGGCGGCGCTCACCCCCCGCACCAGGGCGGTGTTCGCCGAAGCGCTCACCAACCCCCTGCTGAAATTTGCCGATATCCCGGCCCTGTCCACCCTGTGCCGCAACCACGATCTGCTGCTCATCGTGGACAACACCTTTCTCACCCCGTACCTTCTGCGCCCCCTGGATCTGGGAGCCGATATCGCCGTCTACAGCGCTTCCAAATACCTGGCCGGCCACAACGACACCATCGCCGGCCTGGCGACGGTCAGGGACGCCGAACTGGCCGAGCGGGTCTACTACCACCAGAACGCTGCCGGCGCAATACTGGCCCCCCAGGACTCCTGGCTGGTGATGCGCGGCATCAAGACCCTGGGGGTCCGCCTGGACCGGCAGCAGGAAAACGCCGCCAAACTGGCCGGCTGGCTGAAAAATCACCCGGCCGTGGCCAAGGTCCACTACCCGGGCCTGGCGGAACATCCCGGCCATGCCCTGATGCAGCGAGACTCCCGCGGCTTCGGCGCCATGATCGCTTTCGAGGTCGCGAACCACGAGCTGGTGGAACAGGTGCTCCTGAAAACGCGCCTGATCTCCTTCGCGGAGAGCCTGGGCGGCGTGGAAAGCCTGATCACCTTTCCCGAGGTGCAGACCCACGCCGACATACCGCAGGAACTCCGGGCGCGGCTCGGCATCAACGATACCCTGCTGCGCCTGTCGGTCGGCATCGAGGACAGCAACGACCTGATCGCGGATTTGAACCAAGCCCTGGGGGCGTAA
- a CDS encoding chemotaxis protein CheX — translation MPLKQDLLDALHISEDELLRHLIRDVEEVFCTMVGMEDLLHLPLQVAPETHFKDCITAMVGFAGVYNGLVSLHVPRKLALAFTSSMLGMEVTELNDDVRDALGEISNMIAGSFKQHISPGGADIKLSTPSLVSGEDYYVNAGNNLDTLTLRFATDEEWFMVAIVLEKE, via the coding sequence ATGCCGCTGAAACAGGACCTGCTGGACGCTCTTCACATAAGCGAAGACGAATTGCTCAGGCATCTCATCCGTGATGTGGAGGAGGTTTTCTGCACCATGGTGGGCATGGAGGACCTGCTGCACCTGCCGCTCCAGGTCGCCCCGGAGACGCATTTCAAGGATTGCATCACGGCAATGGTGGGCTTTGCCGGTGTGTATAACGGCCTGGTGAGTCTGCATGTCCCCCGGAAGCTGGCGCTGGCCTTCACCTCAAGCATGCTCGGCATGGAGGTCACCGAACTGAACGACGATGTTCGCGACGCCTTGGGCGAAATCTCCAACATGATCGCCGGTTCCTTCAAACAGCATATCTCGCCGGGCGGGGCCGACATCAAGCTGTCGACGCCTTCGCTGGTCAGCGGCGAGGACTACTATGTCAACGCCGGCAACAATCTCGACACCCTGACCCTCCGCTTCGCGACCGACGAGGAGTGGTTCATGGTGGCGATCGTGCTCGAAAAGGAATAG
- a CDS encoding cytochrome C, whose amino-acid sequence MRKLIILVTLFTLVIASVADARIRVKGRGDKMNFDPDSIPANFKASFDLMTRKCVKCHTMERTVIAVQTGRAPITGQPFDRQAVKAYGIKMLRKPNSNMNKQEIRDVVVLLNFLLDENAR is encoded by the coding sequence ATGCGGAAACTCATCATACTGGTCACGCTCTTCACACTCGTCATCGCCTCGGTTGCCGACGCACGCATCAGGGTAAAGGGACGCGGGGACAAAATGAATTTCGATCCCGACAGCATCCCGGCCAACTTCAAGGCATCGTTCGACCTCATGACGCGGAAATGCGTCAAGTGCCATACCATGGAACGGACCGTCATTGCCGTGCAGACCGGAAGAGCCCCCATCACGGGCCAGCCCTTCGACCGGCAGGCGGTCAAGGCCTATGGCATCAAGATGCTGCGCAAACCCAATTCCAATATGAACAAACAGGAGATCAGGGATGTTGTCGTACTGTTGAATTTCCTGCTCGACGAGAACGCCAGGTAA